One genomic segment of Methanolinea mesophila includes these proteins:
- a CDS encoding CBS domain-containing protein: MNGSLKIGSIFGIPILLHWSFLIIIPLLAWLIGSQATLTTQLIEGFLQWFVDIGFIFQGPPVPQIQINTDLITAGYNAYILGMVIAISLFIGVLIHEIAHSVVAKKKGIKINSITLLIFGGISSMEEEMPDPAIEFPMALAGPFTSLAVGLISVFIAFVSTLITDAGIAGVLIFTFGYLGLLNIFLFAFNLLPAFPMDGGRVLRAFLARSMPLHRATRIAADVGKVFAVIFGLVGILLLSPILILIAFFIYIGASQESTAIKYSFLLKDVNLKDIMAREVTTVPPSMPVRDVVSLMYSTKHLGFPVVEHGRVVGMVTLADVHKLSPLDREAMQVKDIMTRQVLTLPPGAPVMDALRIMSVSNIGRIPVMEGENLVGIVSRTDIIKVIELKEM; encoded by the coding sequence ATGAACGGTTCGTTGAAAATCGGATCTATATTCGGGATACCTATTCTTCTCCACTGGAGTTTTCTTATCATCATTCCCCTTCTCGCATGGCTCATCGGCAGTCAGGCCACGCTCACCACCCAGCTGATCGAGGGGTTCCTCCAGTGGTTCGTCGACATCGGCTTTATTTTCCAGGGCCCGCCGGTGCCCCAGATACAGATAAACACTGACCTGATCACCGCGGGGTATAATGCCTACATTCTCGGAATGGTCATCGCCATAAGCCTCTTTATAGGGGTTCTCATCCACGAGATCGCTCATTCGGTCGTCGCCAAGAAGAAGGGGATCAAGATCAACAGCATCACCCTCCTCATCTTCGGGGGGATCTCCTCCATGGAAGAGGAGATGCCCGACCCTGCCATCGAATTCCCTATGGCGCTCGCAGGCCCGTTCACCAGCCTGGCGGTCGGCCTGATCAGCGTGTTCATCGCATTCGTATCCACCCTGATCACCGATGCCGGGATCGCCGGGGTGCTGATTTTTACATTCGGTTACCTGGGGCTGCTGAACATCTTCCTCTTCGCGTTCAACCTGCTCCCGGCATTCCCCATGGACGGGGGCAGGGTCCTCCGCGCATTCCTCGCCCGCAGTATGCCGCTTCACCGGGCGACCAGGATCGCGGCGGACGTGGGCAAGGTATTCGCGGTGATCTTCGGACTCGTAGGGATCCTGCTCCTCTCCCCCATCCTGATCCTTATCGCGTTCTTCATCTATATCGGGGCGAGCCAGGAGTCCACTGCGATAAAATACAGTTTCCTCTTAAAAGACGTGAACCTGAAGGACATCATGGCCCGTGAGGTGACGACGGTCCCCCCTTCCATGCCGGTAAGAGATGTGGTGAGCCTGATGTACTCCACCAAGCACCTGGGCTTCCCTGTGGTCGAGCATGGCAGGGTCGTCGGGATGGTGACCCTTGCCGACGTCCATAAACTTTCCCCGCTCGACCGGGAAGCAATGCAGGTGAAGGATATCATGACCCGTCAGGTCCTCACCCTTCCTCCCGGGGCCCCCGTCATGGACGCCCTCCGGATCATGTCGGTCTCAAATATCGGCCGGATCCCGGTGATGGAAGGGGAAAACCTGGTAGGCATCGTGTCCCGTACCGACATCATCAAGGTGATCGAGCTCAAGGAGATGTGA
- a CDS encoding TIGR00725 family protein has translation MSVQIGVIGPGDCSMEERRAAEKVGRQIARGGGILCCGGLSGVMEAASRGAKEEGGITVGIIPGTGGENDYLDVVIRTGLSHARNVVLVQSSDALVAVGGAYGTLSEIAVALKTEKPVFGVSTWEIPGVVQCNSPEEAANAALYAASRSGGCRSPRAR, from the coding sequence ATGAGCGTTCAGATCGGGGTGATAGGACCCGGAGACTGTTCTATGGAGGAGCGCCGAGCCGCGGAAAAAGTCGGGCGGCAGATCGCACGGGGCGGGGGGATCCTCTGTTGCGGCGGGCTCTCCGGTGTCATGGAGGCGGCCAGCAGAGGGGCGAAAGAGGAGGGGGGGATCACCGTGGGGATCATTCCCGGTACCGGCGGAGAGAACGACTATCTCGACGTAGTGATCAGGACGGGGCTCTCACACGCCAGGAACGTGGTGCTGGTCCAGAGCAGCGACGCCCTGGTGGCGGTAGGGGGGGCCTACGGGACCCTCTCGGAGATCGCAGTCGCGCTGAAGACGGAAAAGCCGGTGTTCGGGGTCTCCACCTGGGAGATCCCCGGGGTGGTGCAGTGCAATTCCCCGGAAGAGGCCGCTAACGCGGCACTCTATGCAGCGTCCCGGTCAGGCGGGTGTCGTAGCCCCCGAGCCCGGTGA
- a CDS encoding tRNA(His) guanylyltransferase Thg1 family protein, with the protein MKERELFANLITIPPVFVRLDGRTFHSVAEHLGLAKPFDPAFSGAMEQVCIRFLRESGLSPDLAYTFSDEISLYFSFLPFGGRVEKIDSISASFAASALTLELNLTEPLSFDARIIQVTPEMAVEYLINRQSEAWRNHLNAYCQSALVREGLSRKDAAKKLRGLPSRELHEFMYSRGVNLAKTPAWERRGVLVYKQVRNVEGFNPVSGELVESLRSAVVPERNLPVFSSPEGRTFLSGIIRSM; encoded by the coding sequence ATGAAAGAACGGGAACTGTTCGCAAATCTCATCACCATACCCCCTGTTTTTGTCAGGCTCGACGGCCGGACCTTCCACAGTGTTGCCGAACACCTCGGGCTCGCGAAACCCTTTGACCCGGCGTTTTCCGGTGCCATGGAGCAGGTGTGCATCAGGTTCCTCAGGGAGAGCGGGCTTTCCCCCGACCTGGCGTATACGTTCTCCGACGAGATCAGTCTTTATTTCTCGTTCCTTCCGTTCGGGGGAAGAGTGGAGAAGATCGATTCGATAAGTGCATCTTTTGCGGCCAGCGCCCTGACCCTCGAGCTGAATCTTACGGAACCTCTCTCTTTCGATGCCAGGATCATCCAGGTGACCCCCGAGATGGCGGTGGAGTACCTGATTAACCGGCAGAGCGAGGCCTGGAGGAATCATCTCAATGCCTACTGCCAGAGCGCACTCGTCAGGGAAGGACTGTCCCGGAAGGACGCTGCGAAGAAACTGCGGGGGCTCCCTTCCCGCGAACTGCACGAGTTCATGTACTCCCGTGGGGTCAACCTCGCAAAAACCCCCGCGTGGGAGCGGCGGGGGGTGCTCGTGTACAAGCAGGTACGAAATGTCGAGGGGTTCAACCCGGTCAGCGGGGAGCTCGTGGAAAGCCTGCGGAGCGCGGTCGTCCCGGAGAGGAACCTTCCCGTATTCTCTTCCCCGGAAGGGAGGACGTTCCTCTCCGGCATCATCCGGAGCATGTGA
- a CDS encoding molybdopterin biosynthesis protein, with protein sequence MVKRYLKLATLEEALLIIREAFPPMRFSETVAVEDSVGRISAGAVFASYSVPEVFLSAMDGIAVSSRDTRGASEQNPVALSDALRVNTGNVVPRGYDAVIMIEDVWEEEGCWIIRKPVAPWQHIRPAGEDIAETEMIIPSFHRIRPHDTGALATYGVTRIPVLTLRVGIIPTGSELVAPGTRPAPGQVVESNTLMASAWLSSLGARCTRYPITPDDPDEIRRVITLAAEEQDMVVVSAGSSAGTKDYTVDVIASLGEVLLHGVSIKPGKPVIVGNIGGKPVMGMPGYPLSAVTVLREIATPLLAHYGLTPPDPVVLTARLTQTLHSDVGTDEFVLLSVGKIRGEWVASPQSRGSGVQMSGVRSNAYLRIPNRTEGFESGEMVRVNLMVPPSVAEAALLVTGSHDPALDHLADMIRPGGVVVHSTHAGSMGGVLALKRNDCHAAPMHLLSPAGEYNVPFIQRYLPGEDIALVTIADREQGIVSRDGLSLEDLPGHSFVNRQKGSGTRILLDYELQKRGIDPAAIQGYDREVTTHTAVALAVRSGEVDAGMCVYSAAKAYGLPFVPVASERYELAIREEELDDPRIATLLDAVRSDRFRTVLTGLGGYDTRLTGTLHRVPR encoded by the coding sequence ATGGTGAAACGTTACCTGAAGCTCGCCACACTCGAAGAGGCGCTCCTGATAATACGGGAAGCGTTCCCTCCAATGAGGTTCTCCGAGACGGTCGCGGTGGAGGACTCGGTGGGACGAATCAGCGCAGGGGCGGTGTTCGCCTCCTACTCGGTCCCCGAGGTCTTCCTCTCCGCCATGGACGGTATCGCGGTATCGAGCAGGGACACGCGGGGAGCGAGCGAACAGAACCCGGTCGCCCTTTCGGACGCCTTGCGGGTTAATACCGGGAACGTCGTCCCCCGGGGCTATGACGCGGTGATCATGATCGAAGATGTCTGGGAGGAGGAGGGGTGCTGGATAATCCGGAAGCCGGTGGCACCGTGGCAGCATATCCGCCCTGCAGGGGAGGATATCGCCGAGACGGAGATGATAATCCCTTCCTTTCACCGGATACGGCCGCACGACACCGGGGCGCTCGCGACGTACGGGGTCACCCGCATTCCGGTGCTCACCCTCAGGGTGGGGATAATCCCCACGGGGAGCGAACTCGTCGCTCCCGGGACCCGGCCGGCACCGGGCCAGGTGGTGGAGAGCAACACCCTTATGGCGTCAGCCTGGCTCTCCTCGCTCGGGGCCCGGTGCACCCGCTACCCCATCACCCCCGATGACCCGGATGAGATCCGCCGGGTGATCACCCTGGCGGCCGAGGAACAGGATATGGTCGTGGTCTCCGCCGGATCATCGGCAGGGACGAAGGATTACACGGTGGACGTGATCGCGTCGCTCGGCGAGGTGCTCCTCCACGGCGTGTCCATCAAACCGGGAAAACCGGTCATTGTGGGAAATATCGGTGGAAAACCAGTGATGGGGATGCCCGGGTATCCTCTCTCCGCGGTCACGGTGCTCCGGGAGATCGCCACCCCCCTGCTCGCGCATTACGGACTTACCCCGCCCGACCCGGTGGTCCTCACGGCACGTCTCACCCAGACTCTCCATTCGGATGTGGGAACCGACGAATTCGTGCTCCTCTCCGTCGGGAAGATCCGCGGCGAATGGGTCGCCTCCCCGCAGTCGCGGGGATCAGGGGTCCAGATGAGCGGGGTCCGGTCCAACGCCTACCTCCGCATACCGAACCGGACGGAAGGCTTCGAGTCCGGGGAAATGGTGCGGGTGAACCTCATGGTGCCCCCTTCTGTTGCGGAAGCCGCACTCCTGGTCACGGGAAGCCACGACCCGGCCCTCGACCACCTCGCCGACATGATCCGGCCCGGGGGAGTGGTTGTCCATTCCACTCATGCAGGGAGCATGGGAGGGGTCCTCGCACTGAAGCGGAACGACTGCCACGCGGCCCCGATGCATCTCCTCTCTCCTGCCGGGGAGTACAACGTTCCCTTCATCCAGCGGTATCTCCCCGGGGAGGATATCGCGCTGGTCACCATTGCAGACCGCGAGCAGGGGATCGTATCCCGGGACGGGCTCTCCCTCGAAGACCTCCCCGGCCATTCGTTCGTCAACCGGCAGAAAGGCTCCGGGACGAGAATCCTGCTCGACTATGAACTGCAGAAGAGGGGCATCGATCCCGCAGCGATTCAGGGGTACGACCGTGAAGTGACAACCCATACCGCCGTGGCCCTCGCGGTCCGGTCCGGCGAGGTCGATGCCGGGATGTGCGTTTACAGCGCGGCGAAGGCATACGGCCTTCCGTTCGTGCCGGTTGCGAGCGAACGTTACGAACTCGCGATCCGGGAGGAGGAGCTCGACGACCCGCGTATCGCAACCCTGCTGGATGCGGTACGTTCCGACCGGTTCAGGACTGTGCTCACCGGGCTCGGGGGCTACGACACCCGCCTGACCGGGACGCTGCATAGAGTGCCGCGTTAG
- the ileS gene encoding isoleucine--tRNA ligase, translating to MKEVTSSYHANEIENQIQEFWERDRIFEKTLALRSGGKDFFFVDGPPYTTGHIHLGTAWNKIIKDSVLRYQRMTGRNVIARAGYDMHGLPIEVRVEQQLGFSDKKDIERYGIDAFIDKCRAFAIANLEVMSRQFESLGVWMDFDDPYQTITPGYIEAAWWAIKRADEEKMLERGYRVVNWCPRCATAIADAEVEYWDETDPSIYVKFPLEGKEHEYLVIWTTTPWTLPANVAVAVHPDIVYARVEGEKDGKKEVLWIAEDLVEPVLRKARYKSYTTLSKLPGTELSGLIYRSPLAGEVPLQNAISHKVVTADFVTLENTGMVHIAPGHGWDDYVLGCKEGLAIVCPVDATGTFTEEAGSLSGKYVRDANPVVLEQLEHHLLAEEAVTHRYGHCWRCKTPIIFRATEQWFLKASDLKERMLAEVEKVTWYPEWAGSARFYDWIKEARDWCISRQRYWGIPIPIWECRTCGTRKVFGTIKELEDASGQKLPDPHRPFVDRIVFPCSCGGRMHRVEDIFDVWFDSAVASWATLHYPGKTDEFDRLWPADFITEGQDQTRGWFYSQLGASTIALGKAPYRSVLMHGFALDAEGRKMSKSLGNVVTPEEVVKEQGVDVLRLYVLSSSAPWDDLKFNWEGVRTVSRAINILWNVYRFPLPYMILDGFVPANSGQVWDSSYIRVNFASMSPEDRWIISRVNSLAMLVDEEMKGCQLHRATRALISFILEDLSRWYVQLVRPRMWLEGESIEKVRAYETIYYVMRTLDALLAPFIPHLTEEIYGNLRLENDPVSVHMLDWTAGDPLLLDAGLEKAMDVVRSFDEAQANARQAGKRKLRWPVGECVVITGSDQVAEAVRTLGHICRDRANARDVRVITGRWDRIGWRAEPVMKALGPKFGKDAPKVRDLILSADANAMKASFDEGSPVLLVDAEAEREILPSMVTFFEHLPEGIYSAPMQEAAVYVDVNLTPDLEAEGYSREVIRRFQEMRRQSDLRVEDFIEADCEVEDQRMADLLSTWGEGIMGEVRARTLSIRVKDEPRPGLAFTMEKEWDIEGVTVTLALLRAPE from the coding sequence GTGAAGGAAGTCACCAGCAGCTACCACGCAAACGAGATCGAGAACCAGATCCAGGAGTTCTGGGAGAGGGACCGTATCTTTGAAAAGACGCTCGCGCTTCGGAGCGGAGGGAAGGACTTCTTCTTCGTGGACGGCCCCCCCTATACCACAGGGCATATCCACCTAGGGACCGCGTGGAACAAGATCATCAAAGACAGTGTGCTCCGTTACCAGCGCATGACGGGCAGGAACGTGATCGCCCGGGCGGGGTACGACATGCACGGGCTCCCTATCGAGGTAAGGGTGGAGCAGCAGCTGGGGTTCTCCGACAAAAAAGACATCGAGCGTTATGGGATAGACGCGTTCATCGATAAGTGCAGGGCTTTTGCCATCGCGAACCTTGAAGTGATGAGCAGGCAGTTCGAGAGCCTCGGGGTATGGATGGACTTCGACGACCCCTATCAGACGATCACTCCCGGGTACATCGAGGCCGCATGGTGGGCGATAAAGCGGGCCGACGAGGAGAAGATGCTCGAGCGGGGATATCGGGTGGTGAACTGGTGCCCCCGCTGCGCCACCGCGATAGCCGATGCCGAAGTCGAGTACTGGGACGAGACCGACCCCTCCATCTACGTGAAGTTCCCCCTGGAAGGAAAGGAGCACGAATACCTGGTCATCTGGACCACCACCCCCTGGACCCTCCCCGCAAACGTGGCCGTCGCCGTCCATCCCGACATCGTTTATGCACGGGTGGAGGGTGAAAAAGACGGGAAGAAGGAGGTCCTCTGGATCGCGGAGGACCTGGTCGAACCGGTGCTCAGGAAGGCACGGTACAAGAGCTACACTACCCTCTCGAAGCTCCCGGGGACCGAGCTTTCCGGACTCATTTACCGTTCACCGCTGGCAGGCGAGGTCCCCCTCCAGAACGCCATCTCCCATAAAGTGGTCACCGCGGACTTCGTCACCCTGGAGAACACCGGCATGGTGCATATCGCTCCCGGGCACGGATGGGACGACTACGTGCTGGGGTGCAAAGAGGGCCTCGCCATCGTCTGCCCGGTAGACGCCACCGGGACTTTCACCGAGGAAGCAGGAAGCCTCTCGGGCAAATACGTACGGGACGCCAACCCGGTCGTCCTCGAACAGCTTGAGCACCACCTTCTTGCCGAGGAGGCGGTGACCCACCGGTACGGCCATTGCTGGAGGTGCAAGACCCCCATCATCTTTCGTGCGACGGAGCAGTGGTTCCTCAAGGCTTCTGACCTCAAGGAACGGATGCTCGCCGAAGTGGAGAAGGTCACCTGGTACCCCGAGTGGGCAGGAAGCGCCCGGTTCTACGACTGGATCAAGGAAGCAAGAGACTGGTGCATCTCCCGTCAGCGGTACTGGGGAATCCCCATTCCCATCTGGGAATGCCGCACCTGCGGGACGAGGAAGGTGTTCGGCACCATAAAAGAGCTCGAAGACGCTTCCGGCCAGAAACTCCCCGACCCCCATCGCCCGTTCGTCGACCGGATCGTCTTCCCCTGTTCCTGCGGGGGCAGGATGCACCGCGTGGAAGATATCTTCGACGTATGGTTCGACTCTGCGGTGGCCTCATGGGCGACGCTCCACTATCCGGGAAAGACCGATGAGTTCGACCGGCTCTGGCCTGCGGACTTCATCACCGAGGGCCAGGACCAGACCCGCGGATGGTTTTACTCCCAGCTCGGGGCGAGTACTATCGCGCTCGGGAAAGCCCCGTACAGGAGCGTGCTGATGCACGGGTTCGCCCTCGACGCCGAGGGGAGGAAGATGAGCAAGAGCCTGGGCAATGTGGTCACTCCCGAAGAGGTCGTAAAAGAGCAGGGAGTGGACGTGCTCCGGCTCTACGTCCTCTCTTCAAGCGCACCCTGGGACGACCTGAAGTTCAACTGGGAAGGGGTCCGCACGGTCAGCCGTGCAATCAACATCCTCTGGAACGTGTACAGGTTCCCGCTCCCCTACATGATCCTCGACGGATTCGTCCCGGCGAATTCAGGACAGGTCTGGGACTCCTCGTACATCCGGGTAAATTTTGCCTCGATGAGCCCCGAGGACCGTTGGATCATCTCCCGGGTAAATTCCCTCGCAATGCTCGTCGACGAGGAGATGAAGGGATGCCAGCTCCACCGGGCGACCCGTGCCCTGATCTCGTTCATCCTCGAGGACCTGTCCCGTTGGTACGTGCAGCTTGTCCGCCCGAGGATGTGGCTCGAAGGGGAATCAATCGAGAAGGTCAGGGCGTACGAGACGATCTACTACGTGATGCGGACGCTCGACGCCCTGCTCGCCCCATTCATCCCCCACCTCACCGAAGAGATTTACGGGAACCTCAGGCTGGAGAACGACCCGGTGAGCGTGCATATGCTTGACTGGACGGCGGGGGATCCCCTGCTCCTCGACGCCGGGCTCGAGAAGGCCATGGACGTCGTCCGGTCATTCGACGAAGCACAGGCAAATGCCCGGCAGGCGGGGAAGAGGAAACTCCGCTGGCCGGTAGGCGAATGTGTAGTAATCACCGGATCGGACCAGGTGGCGGAGGCGGTACGGACCCTCGGTCACATCTGCAGGGACCGGGCAAATGCCCGCGATGTGCGGGTCATTACTGGCCGCTGGGACCGGATCGGGTGGAGGGCAGAACCGGTGATGAAGGCGCTCGGCCCGAAGTTCGGAAAGGACGCCCCGAAGGTCAGGGACCTGATTCTCTCCGCCGATGCCAACGCAATGAAAGCCTCGTTCGACGAGGGATCCCCGGTGCTTCTTGTCGATGCCGAGGCAGAGCGTGAGATCCTCCCCTCGATGGTGACGTTCTTCGAGCATCTCCCCGAGGGAATCTATTCCGCACCTATGCAGGAGGCTGCGGTCTACGTGGACGTGAACCTGACCCCCGACCTCGAGGCGGAAGGCTACTCCCGCGAAGTGATCAGGAGGTTCCAGGAGATGCGCCGCCAGTCGGATCTCAGGGTGGAGGACTTCATCGAAGCGGACTGCGAGGTGGAGGACCAGCGGATGGCCGACCTCCTCTCCACGTGGGGAGAGGGGATCATGGGCGAGGTGAGGGCGAGAACGCTCTCCATTAGGGTAAAAGACGAACCCCGGCCCGGTCTCGCCTTCACCATGGAGAAGGAATGGGACATAGAGGGGGTCACGGTAACCCTCGCACTCCTCCGGGCACCGGAATAA
- a CDS encoding aldehyde dehydrogenase family protein: MKEYQVLVGGEWKESGEIADVRFPYSGETVARVALASEAQLEATLSAAKRSFSVMKTLPARKRYDILNALADLIERRIRDFTEMIVLEGGKTRSAAAVEAGRAAETIRISAEESRRINGEVLPLDWTTDTEGRLGITRRFPVGPVLAITAFNFPLNLACHKLGPAIAAGNPVILKPASATPVCSLMLGELALEAGLPEEAISVVPCPGERAEILAKDPRVAFISFTGSPEVGWHLKEIAGRKRVCLELGGNGPVIVHEDAPLEYAVGRVVTGGFASAGQVCIAVQRVYVHRKIYATFMDMLLPRVRRLNVGDPRDDATDVGPMISPGAAANAWGKVGEAVAGGATLLCGKPPEGPLFSPAVLTGTTPAMRVNREEAFAPFITVTPYDQFDEAAGLATGTEYGLQMGVFTRDIARVFSVFEKSEMGGVIINDIPSFRADPMPYGGTRLSGTGREGPRYAIEEMTELRTMVINRNAPGA, encoded by the coding sequence ATGAAAGAATACCAGGTGCTGGTGGGGGGAGAATGGAAGGAGAGCGGGGAGATCGCCGATGTGAGGTTTCCCTACTCGGGAGAGACGGTGGCGCGGGTCGCTCTCGCATCGGAGGCGCAGCTGGAAGCGACTCTTTCGGCCGCAAAACGAAGTTTTTCAGTGATGAAGACCCTTCCCGCCCGGAAGCGGTACGATATCCTCAACGCCCTTGCGGACCTTATCGAGCGTCGGATCAGGGATTTTACCGAGATGATCGTGCTCGAAGGTGGAAAGACCAGATCTGCTGCTGCGGTGGAAGCCGGGAGAGCGGCCGAGACCATCAGGATCTCGGCAGAGGAGTCCCGGAGGATCAACGGGGAGGTCCTGCCGCTTGACTGGACCACCGATACCGAGGGAAGGCTCGGCATCACCCGGCGGTTTCCGGTCGGGCCGGTGCTCGCGATCACCGCCTTCAATTTCCCCCTCAACCTCGCCTGCCACAAGCTCGGCCCGGCGATTGCTGCCGGCAACCCGGTCATCTTAAAGCCCGCTTCGGCAACCCCGGTATGCTCGCTTATGCTCGGGGAACTCGCCCTGGAGGCGGGACTGCCGGAGGAGGCGATAAGCGTGGTCCCCTGCCCGGGGGAGAGGGCGGAGATACTCGCAAAAGACCCCCGTGTTGCTTTCATTTCGTTTACAGGGAGCCCCGAGGTCGGGTGGCACCTTAAGGAGATCGCAGGACGGAAACGGGTCTGCCTCGAGCTCGGGGGGAACGGGCCGGTGATTGTGCACGAGGATGCCCCCCTCGAGTACGCGGTCGGACGGGTGGTGACCGGAGGGTTCGCGAGCGCCGGACAGGTGTGCATCGCGGTTCAGAGGGTGTATGTCCATCGTAAGATCTACGCTACATTCATGGACATGCTTCTCCCCCGGGTCAGGCGGCTGAACGTAGGTGACCCCCGGGACGATGCCACCGATGTGGGGCCGATGATAAGCCCGGGGGCGGCAGCGAACGCGTGGGGGAAGGTCGGCGAGGCGGTGGCAGGAGGAGCGACGCTCCTCTGCGGAAAGCCCCCGGAAGGTCCGCTTTTCTCTCCGGCAGTTCTCACCGGGACAACCCCCGCGATGAGGGTAAACCGGGAGGAGGCGTTCGCACCCTTCATCACGGTCACCCCCTACGACCAATTCGATGAGGCGGCAGGACTTGCCACAGGAACGGAATACGGACTCCAGATGGGAGTATTTACCCGTGACATCGCCAGGGTCTTCTCGGTATTCGAAAAGAGCGAGATGGGAGGGGTCATAATCAACGATATCCCCTCGTTCCGGGCCGATCCTATGCCCTACGGGGGAACGAGACTCTCCGGAACCGGGAGAGAAGGTCCCCGTTACGCCATCGAGGAGATGACCGAACTCCGGACGATGGTGATCAACCGGAACGCGCCCGGGGCATAA
- a CDS encoding PRC-barrel domain-containing protein, translating into MRTQITELFGLAIYTEKSVFVGEVEDVLIDVDSKKMESLVVGKLNQELVDIKNYKGLKIPFRIIRAIGDIVLIRHLPGAFKSGNFDEV; encoded by the coding sequence ATGAGAACCCAGATTACAGAGTTATTCGGGCTCGCCATCTACACCGAGAAGAGCGTCTTCGTGGGAGAGGTAGAGGACGTGCTGATCGATGTGGACAGCAAAAAGATGGAATCCCTCGTGGTAGGAAAACTGAACCAGGAACTGGTCGATATCAAGAACTACAAGGGGCTCAAGATTCCCTTCAGGATAATCCGGGCCATCGGGGATATCGTCCTCATCCGCCACCTTCCCGGTGCGTTCAAGTCCGGCAACTTCGACGAGGTATAA